In Neorhizobium galegae, the following proteins share a genomic window:
- a CDS encoding alpha/beta fold hydrolase, producing MNLNAPAFSKFSHEGLDLAYFDEGDPSGDPVLLIHGFASSALVNWVHPGWLKTLGDAGYRVIAMDNRGHGASDKPLDPEAYRPWVMADDSMALLDHLRIPEAHVFGYSMGARISVFSALAHPHRVRSLVLGGLGIGMTDGVGDWDPIADALLAPSLDDVSHARGRMFRAFADQTKSDRQALAACIRGSRDLVTRADMGRIDAPTLIGVGTTDDIAGSAQELAALMPNAIALDIPGRDHMLAVGDRVFKKAVVDFYAELSARP from the coding sequence ATGAATCTCAACGCGCCTGCCTTCTCCAAGTTTTCCCATGAGGGTCTCGATCTTGCCTATTTCGACGAAGGCGATCCGTCCGGCGATCCGGTGCTGCTCATTCACGGTTTCGCATCCAGCGCGCTGGTCAACTGGGTACATCCGGGCTGGCTGAAGACGCTGGGCGACGCGGGCTACCGGGTGATTGCCATGGACAATCGCGGCCATGGGGCAAGCGACAAGCCGCTCGATCCGGAAGCCTATCGGCCATGGGTGATGGCCGATGATTCGATGGCGCTCCTCGATCACTTGAGGATCCCGGAAGCGCATGTCTTCGGTTATTCGATGGGCGCACGCATCTCGGTATTTTCCGCGCTCGCCCATCCGCATCGGGTGCGCTCGCTTGTGCTCGGAGGTCTCGGCATCGGCATGACCGACGGGGTAGGGGACTGGGACCCGATCGCAGACGCCTTGCTCGCCCCTTCGCTCGACGATGTCAGCCATGCCCGCGGCCGAATGTTCCGTGCCTTTGCCGACCAGACGAAGAGCGACAGGCAGGCCCTGGCCGCCTGCATCCGCGGTTCGCGGGATCTGGTGACCCGCGCGGACATGGGGCGGATCGACGCGCCGACCCTGATCGGCGTCGGAACCACGGACGACATCGCCGGTTCCGCGCAGGAGCTGGCCGCCTTGATGCCGAACGCGATTGCCCTCGATATTCCCGGACGCGACCACATGCTCGCGGTCGGCGACCGGGTGTTCAAGAAGGCGGTTGTCGACTTCTACGCGGAGCTCTCCGCACGGCCGTAG
- a CDS encoding zinc-finger domain-containing protein: MAGHSIPHFQNDGGHSLIQIGVKEFMCTGASVPFDHPHIFIDMGDDNEKVCSYCSTLYRYNPSLKAEQTDPPGCVFHVKAA; the protein is encoded by the coding sequence ATGGCCGGGCACAGCATTCCCCACTTCCAGAACGACGGCGGGCATAGCTTGATCCAGATCGGCGTCAAGGAATTCATGTGCACTGGCGCTTCGGTTCCCTTCGACCATCCGCATATCTTCATCGACATGGGCGACGACAACGAGAAGGTCTGCTCCTACTGCTCGACCCTCTACCGCTACAATCCGTCGCTGAAGGCCGAACAGACCGACCCGCCGGGCTGCGTCTTCCACGTCAAGGCCGCCTGA
- a CDS encoding FAD-dependent monooxygenase yields the protein MPIDRVAIIGAGMAGLTAALAFARHGIACDIFEEAAALIEVGAGLQISPNASHVLSELGVLPALEAVWTEPERIALVSGTSLRPLAHVPAGRFARERWGAPYGVLHRATLQKALLEAVEQSPLCKIHLDTPVRKDPHGTLAGITGRTYPLIVGADGVWSNLRAGIPDSPQPDFSRNVAWRFTIPGSARPDWLDAGQVTAFLGPSTHVVAYPLKEIDGFNIVAIASGISPGRTWDAQAGDAQRRMLLGQFHRWNRRIVQLIERAEQPTFWPLYKVSAGRWHNGRDMALIGDAAHAMMPFAAQGASMAIEDAFVLANRVAGPLPLAQALADFESERAGRIAKVRARGLFNRFAYHARGPIRLGRDIVLSLRPPQSLAADFDWLYGFKAR from the coding sequence ATGCCCATTGATAGAGTAGCGATCATCGGTGCCGGCATGGCCGGGCTGACGGCCGCGCTCGCCTTCGCCCGCCACGGCATAGCCTGCGACATTTTCGAGGAAGCAGCCGCCCTGATCGAGGTCGGGGCCGGCCTGCAGATATCGCCGAACGCGTCGCACGTGCTCTCCGAACTCGGCGTCCTGCCCGCACTTGAAGCCGTCTGGACCGAACCGGAACGGATTGCGCTCGTTTCGGGGACGTCGCTCAGACCGCTTGCGCATGTGCCGGCCGGGCGTTTCGCCCGCGAGCGCTGGGGTGCGCCCTATGGGGTCCTCCACCGTGCGACGCTTCAAAAGGCGCTGCTTGAGGCCGTCGAACAAAGCCCGCTCTGCAAAATCCATCTGGATACGCCTGTCCGCAAGGATCCGCACGGGACGCTGGCCGGGATCACCGGCAGAACCTATCCCCTGATCGTCGGCGCAGACGGCGTCTGGTCCAACCTGCGCGCCGGCATACCGGACAGCCCGCAGCCGGATTTTTCGCGCAATGTCGCCTGGCGCTTCACTATTCCCGGCAGCGCAAGACCCGACTGGCTGGACGCGGGCCAGGTCACCGCCTTTCTCGGGCCCTCGACCCATGTGGTTGCTTACCCGCTCAAGGAGATCGACGGGTTCAACATCGTCGCAATCGCGTCGGGCATCAGTCCCGGCAGGACCTGGGATGCACAAGCCGGCGATGCGCAGCGGCGCATGCTGCTCGGCCAGTTCCATCGCTGGAACCGGCGCATCGTTCAACTGATCGAAAGGGCCGAACAGCCAACCTTCTGGCCGCTTTACAAGGTGAGTGCCGGGCGCTGGCACAACGGCCGCGACATGGCGCTGATCGGCGATGCGGCGCATGCGATGATGCCGTTTGCGGCCCAGGGCGCGTCTATGGCGATCGAGGACGCGTTCGTGCTGGCAAACCGGGTAGCCGGTCCCCTGCCCCTTGCGCAGGCGCTGGCGGATTTCGAGAGCGAACGTGCGGGGCGGATCGCCAAGGTTCGCGCCCGCGGGCTGTTCAACCGCTTCGCCTATCACGCCCGCGGCCCGATCCGGCTCGGCCGAGACATCGTCCTGTCGCTGCGTCCGCCGCAATCGC
- a CDS encoding phasin family protein, whose translation MFNFDEANKKSKEAMDGMLKSYSEIAKGYQAITTEATDYSKKSFQDMTGFMEALASTRSVEAAFELQTNYVKSAYESFIAESTKITDMYADLAKTAYKPYEAPVAKSTAVVTANAA comes from the coding sequence ATGTTCAATTTCGATGAGGCCAACAAGAAGAGCAAGGAAGCGATGGACGGAATGCTGAAGAGCTATTCCGAGATTGCCAAGGGTTATCAGGCGATCACCACCGAAGCGACCGACTATTCCAAGAAGTCTTTCCAGGACATGACGGGTTTCATGGAAGCGCTCGCTTCCACCCGCAGCGTCGAGGCGGCGTTCGAACTCCAGACCAATTACGTGAAGTCGGCTTATGAGAGCTTCATTGCCGAGTCGACCAAGATTACCGACATGTATGCCGATCTCGCCAAGACGGCCTACAAGCCCTACGAAGCGCCGGTCGCCAAGTCGACCGCCGTGGTGACCGCAAACGCCGCGTAA
- the clpS gene encoding ATP-dependent Clp protease adapter ClpS has product MIALPILMQAEKGGDGDNANRGTSVITRTKPKTKKPNLYRVLLLNDDYTPMEFVIHILERFFQKDREAATRIMLHVHNHGVGECGIFTYEVAETKVSQVMDFARQHQHPLQCVMEKK; this is encoded by the coding sequence ATGATCGCACTGCCGATCTTGATGCAAGCTGAAAAGGGTGGCGACGGAGACAACGCAAATCGCGGTACCTCGGTCATCACTCGCACCAAGCCGAAAACAAAGAAGCCCAATCTCTACCGCGTACTGCTGCTGAATGACGATTATACGCCGATGGAGTTCGTCATCCACATTCTGGAGCGTTTCTTTCAGAAGGACAGGGAGGCAGCGACGCGTATCATGCTCCACGTCCACAATCACGGCGTGGGGGAATGCGGAATATTTACATATGAAGTAGCGGAAACCAAAGTGTCCCAGGTCATGGACTTCGCCCGGCAACACCAGCATCCGCTGCAATGTGTCATGGAAAAGAAGTGA
- a CDS encoding DUF3126 family protein, whose translation MKPDEIKKLDAYFKRVINPQAIVKARPRKNDSAEVYLGDEFLGVIYIDDEDGDRSYNFSMAILDVDL comes from the coding sequence GTGAAACCGGACGAAATCAAGAAGCTCGATGCCTACTTCAAGCGCGTGATCAATCCGCAGGCGATCGTCAAGGCGCGTCCGCGCAAGAACGACTCGGCCGAAGTTTACCTCGGCGACGAGTTTCTCGGCGTCATCTATATCGATGACGAGGATGGCGACCGCTCCTACAATTTCTCCATGGCGATCCTTGACGTCGATCTTTGA
- the cysE gene encoding serine O-acetyltransferase has product MAARTEIRQEQVATMDPIWDTLRQEARAATEQDPLLAAFFYSAVLNHRSLEECVVHRICERLAHADIPDVLLRQTFMEMLADWPEWGAIMRVDIQAVYDRDPACLRFMEPVLYFKGFHAIQAHRLAHWLFNRGRRDFALYLQSRSSSVFQTDINPAARIGKGIFLDHATGLVVGETAVIGDNVSILHGVTLGGTGKEGADRHPKIANGVLIGAGAKILGNIEVGSCSRVAAGSVVLKAVPPKSTVAGVPAKVVGSAGCSEPSRLMDQLLGADD; this is encoded by the coding sequence ATGGCCGCAAGAACTGAAATCCGCCAGGAGCAGGTCGCAACGATGGATCCCATCTGGGATACGTTGCGCCAGGAGGCGCGCGCGGCAACCGAGCAGGACCCGCTGCTCGCCGCATTTTTCTATTCTGCCGTGCTCAACCATCGCTCGCTCGAGGAATGCGTCGTGCACCGCATCTGCGAGCGCCTCGCCCATGCGGATATTCCGGACGTCCTTCTACGCCAGACCTTCATGGAAATGCTGGCCGACTGGCCGGAATGGGGCGCGATCATGCGCGTCGACATCCAGGCCGTCTACGACCGTGATCCGGCCTGCCTGCGTTTCATGGAGCCGGTCCTTTATTTCAAGGGTTTCCACGCGATCCAGGCGCACCGGCTGGCACATTGGCTGTTCAACCGCGGCCGCCGCGATTTTGCGCTCTATCTGCAGAGCCGCTCCTCCAGCGTCTTCCAGACGGACATCAATCCGGCAGCCCGCATCGGCAAGGGCATCTTCCTCGATCACGCCACTGGCCTCGTGGTCGGCGAGACGGCTGTCATCGGCGACAATGTCTCGATCCTGCATGGGGTGACGCTCGGCGGCACCGGCAAGGAAGGCGCCGATCGCCATCCGAAGATCGCCAACGGCGTCCTCATCGGTGCCGGCGCAAAGATCCTCGGCAATATCGAGGTCGGGTCGTGCTCGCGCGTCGCCGCGGGCTCGGTGGTCCTGAAGGCCGTTCCGCCTAAGTCGACCGTCGCCGGCGTGCCGGCAAAGGTGGTCGGGAGCGCGGGGTGTTCGGAGCCGTCGCGCCTGATGGACCAGCTTCTCGGTGCCGACGACTGA